A stretch of Kaistella flava (ex Peng et al. 2021) DNA encodes these proteins:
- a CDS encoding anhydro-N-acetylmuramic acid kinase yields the protein MNFHALGLMSGTSLDGLDICHAFFEKNEVGKWNFKILNAATFPYSEKWENKLRNAIYLSAEEIFELNSEYGFYLGQKVKEFIQKYSLENIDFIASHGHTVFHQPQKKFTVQIGDGRAIKLLTTIPVIYDFRSQDVLMGGNGAPLVPIGDELLFSEFDACLNIGGFSNISFKENGKRIAFDICPVNIVLNHFAKQLGKEYDENGNFARNGIINDKLLSTLNSIEYYHQNPPKSLGMEWVSEHILPELKNENPATILATFTEHAATQIAHIFNQYQIKKVLFTGGGTYNSHLVESIKNKTETEIIIQEKELIDFKEALIFAFMGVLRMRNDNNVLSSATGSSHDHCSGILV from the coding sequence ATGAATTTTCACGCTTTGGGTTTAATGTCTGGCACCAGTCTAGATGGATTGGATATTTGTCATGCGTTTTTTGAAAAAAATGAAGTCGGAAAATGGAATTTTAAGATTCTAAATGCTGCGACTTTCCCTTACTCTGAAAAATGGGAAAACAAATTAAGAAATGCCATTTATTTATCGGCGGAAGAAATCTTCGAACTCAATTCTGAATACGGATTTTATTTGGGTCAAAAAGTAAAAGAATTTATTCAAAAATATTCTTTAGAAAATATAGATTTCATCGCTTCTCACGGACATACCGTTTTTCATCAACCCCAGAAAAAGTTTACCGTTCAGATTGGAGATGGTCGAGCCATTAAATTACTGACTACTATTCCAGTGATTTACGATTTTAGAAGTCAAGATGTTTTGATGGGTGGAAATGGCGCTCCTTTAGTTCCCATCGGTGATGAGTTGCTTTTTTCTGAATTTGATGCGTGTTTAAATATTGGTGGATTTTCTAATATTTCTTTTAAAGAAAACGGAAAGAGAATTGCCTTTGATATTTGTCCCGTGAATATCGTGCTGAATCATTTTGCTAAACAATTAGGAAAAGAATACGACGAAAACGGAAATTTTGCAAGAAATGGAATAATTAATGATAAGCTATTATCAACATTAAATTCAATAGAATATTATCATCAAAATCCGCCAAAATCATTAGGAATGGAATGGGTTTCGGAACATATTTTACCAGAATTGAAAAATGAAAATCCAGCAACGATTTTAGCGACTTTTACAGAACACGCCGCCACTCAAATTGCCCATATTTTTAATCAATATCAAATAAAAAAAGTTTTATTTACCGGCGGTGGAACGTATAATTCTCATTTAGTTGAAAGCATTAAAAATAAAACTGAAACAGAAATTATCATTCAAGAAAAAGAATTAATTGATTTTAAAGAAGCATTGATTTTTGCCTTCATGGGAGTTTTAAGAATGAGAAATGATAATAATGTGTTATCATCAGCAACTGGAAGTTCTCACGATCATTGTTCTGGAATCCTCGTTTAA
- a CDS encoding DUF1697 domain-containing protein — translation MKKYCAFLRGVNVNGTSMKMAEVSKVFTEAGMKDVISVLATGNIIFSSDKNRADLKIILEKSLSEFFNYEAFLFLKTEKEVVEIFEQNPFLKSEDSHIYIFVGIENIEHLLSEEFNQSIKSENENGTIVNRTFYWQVSKGNTLDSNFGKVLGKKSLKEKMTSRNLNTIEKIIKKFNTQQLI, via the coding sequence ATGAAAAAATATTGTGCTTTTCTTCGCGGAGTTAATGTCAACGGAACTTCCATGAAAATGGCAGAAGTTTCTAAAGTATTTACAGAAGCAGGAATGAAAGACGTTATTTCTGTTTTAGCAACTGGAAATATTATATTTTCCTCAGATAAAAATCGTGCTGATTTAAAAATAATTTTAGAAAAATCACTGTCAGAATTTTTTAATTACGAAGCATTTCTTTTCCTTAAAACCGAAAAAGAAGTTGTCGAAATTTTTGAGCAGAATCCATTTTTAAAATCTGAAGATTCACATATTTATATTTTTGTCGGGATAGAAAATATAGAACATTTGCTTTCAGAAGAATTCAATCAGTCCATAAAATCTGAAAACGAAAACGGAACAATTGTCAATCGAACTTTTTATTGGCAGGTTTCAAAAGGAAATACTTTAGATTCCAACTTCGGAAAAGTTTTAGGTAAAAAATCCTTGAAAGAAAAAATGACTTCCCGGAATTTGAATACGATTGAGAAAATCATCAAGAAATTTAACACACAACAATTAATATAA
- the lptC gene encoding LPS export ABC transporter periplasmic protein LptC, protein MNFSKEIIYKNIAGFLSCAIFFALISCDEDLTKINKNRNNNFPSQIINNANIVQRDSGMIKLRATAPLIEKYEYIDSPYIVARKGINILFYDKKKPDVPGKISAKYAKFNEKKKFYEAKGNVKIISNENQMFAMQSVYWDQVKKVIYTKDTVYVTDKDGSTLVGANGMTAKDDFSEYTFYNNSGDINAQKIPEKSR, encoded by the coding sequence ATGAATTTCAGTAAAGAAATAATATATAAAAATATAGCCGGCTTTTTAAGTTGTGCTATATTTTTTGCTTTAATATCATGTGACGAAGATCTTACCAAGATCAATAAAAACAGGAATAATAATTTCCCGTCGCAAATCATCAACAATGCCAATATTGTACAGCGCGATTCTGGAATGATTAAATTGCGTGCTACTGCTCCACTTATCGAAAAATACGAATATATTGACTCACCTTATATCGTGGCCAGAAAAGGAATTAATATCCTTTTTTACGATAAAAAGAAACCTGATGTTCCTGGAAAAATTTCTGCGAAATATGCGAAGTTTAACGAGAAAAAGAAATTTTACGAAGCCAAAGGAAACGTGAAAATTATCAGTAATGAAAATCAAATGTTTGCGATGCAGTCGGTTTATTGGGATCAGGTAAAAAAAGTCATTTACACGAAAGACACCGTTTATGTTACTGATAAAGATGGTTCTACTCTAGTTGGCGCTAATGGAATGACCGCCAAAGATGACTTCTCTGAATATACGTTCTATAATAATTCAGGTGATATCAATGCTCAGAAAATTCCGGAAAAATCCAGGTAA
- a CDS encoding adenosine deaminase, with product MTPSEYIKKVPKAELHLHIEGSFEPELMFEIAQRNKIEIPYESIEELKKAYQFGNLQDFLDIYYAGANVLIHEQDFYDLTMDYFKQCAKENVVHAEIMFDPQTHTKRGVEFSTVINGIQRAREEAEKQFGISSLLIMSYLRHLSEDDAFETLQQSLPYKHLIKAVGLDSSEKGNPPSKFQKVFEESIKEGYIPVAHAGEEGPAEYIYEALDLLKIVRIDHGNNGLSDPKLVERLVEEKIGLTVCPLSNTALRNVDQINNHPLKKMLDLGLKVTVNSDDPAYFGGYITENYLSCIDALDLSLKNVKQLVRNSFEYSFLSDKKKEEFIAKI from the coding sequence ATGACTCCATCAGAATACATTAAAAAAGTTCCGAAAGCAGAATTACATCTTCATATCGAAGGAAGTTTTGAACCGGAATTAATGTTTGAAATTGCACAAAGAAATAAGATCGAGATTCCTTACGAAAGTATTGAAGAACTAAAGAAAGCTTATCAATTTGGGAATTTGCAGGATTTTCTGGATATCTATTATGCTGGAGCAAATGTGCTTATTCACGAACAGGATTTTTATGATTTGACGATGGATTATTTTAAACAATGCGCCAAAGAAAATGTAGTTCATGCAGAGATCATGTTCGATCCACAAACACATACTAAAAGAGGAGTAGAGTTTTCTACCGTTATTAATGGAATTCAGCGAGCCAGAGAAGAAGCAGAAAAGCAATTTGGGATTTCTTCTTTATTAATTATGAGTTATCTGCGCCATTTATCGGAGGACGATGCGTTCGAGACTTTACAACAATCGCTTCCGTACAAACATCTCATAAAAGCAGTTGGTTTAGATTCTTCTGAAAAAGGAAATCCACCTTCTAAGTTTCAAAAAGTATTTGAAGAATCTATAAAAGAAGGATATATTCCTGTTGCTCATGCTGGTGAAGAAGGTCCTGCAGAATATATTTACGAAGCTTTAGATTTGCTAAAAATCGTCAGAATCGATCACGGAAATAATGGTTTGTCTGATCCAAAATTAGTTGAGAGATTGGTTGAAGAAAAAATTGGATTAACCGTTTGTCCGCTTTCTAATACGGCACTTCGAAATGTGGATCAAATTAATAATCATCCTTTGAAAAAGATGTTGGATTTAGGTTTAAAAGTAACTGTAAATTCTGATGATCCTGCTTATTTCGGTGGTTATATTACTGAAAACTATTTGAGTTGTATCGATGCACTCGATTTATCTTTAAAAAACGTAAAACAATTGGTTCGCAATTCTTTCGAATATTCTTTTCTTTCAGATAAGAAGAAAGAGGAATTTATTGCTAAAATATAA
- a CDS encoding TonB-dependent receptor plug domain-containing protein — protein sequence MNPKVQNVNVLFVKSERETEIQEVVFQKKGKPKITDLTSIEISSKEAQQVASLSGGVEDLLKTLPSVNSNTELSSQYMVRGGNYDENLIYINDIEIYRPFLIRNSLQEGLSIINPDMVQAISFSPGGFEAKYGDKMSSALNIYYRQPTKFELSGEASLIGGRLTTGFASKDKKLSGMISGRYRNTNLVLNTLNEDTDFNPQYMDFQTYINYKLNDKWGFSFIGYWSKNDYEMVPKVKEVEFGTLQSPLKLNVFYNGKEDDKYKNMMGTASINFKPNKKWAFNLDNFAYQNREREYYSIASAYMLQTFDPITGAPVASYDVGGQIDHARNDLLVKTFGAQFKTKFSPDVNTDFEVGLKFEKENLRDFTNEWQLVDSLGYSTPRTHVDPGTLDTSQLRLRYSISGANHIEPTRLSGYVQYSKKFYWGENRVFVNAGVRASHWDFNDETIISPRGQIAVKPNWDMDMLFTVSGGIYYQAPFYKEIKDFDGNFNPNIKSQRSMQVILKNDYEFNMAERPFKLTTELYYKKMDHLIPYYLDNVRIRYSGENNSEGYAYGIDTRLFGEFVPGVDSWISASYARVYENIDHQGYIPRPTDPRFRFSMFYQDYMPKFPSMRVNLTLNYANGLPSGTPISLDEFGKPDFQAPYKYQRTLPSYKRVDIGLSKVFIDQKDNKVNGGFWGNFRELTLGVQIFNAFNISNTVANQWVNDVNSGYNYPVPVRLTGRFFNVKLEFKL from the coding sequence ATCAATCCAAAAGTTCAAAACGTAAATGTTTTGTTTGTAAAATCAGAACGTGAAACAGAAATTCAGGAAGTCGTTTTTCAGAAAAAAGGAAAACCAAAAATCACCGATTTAACTTCGATAGAAATTTCATCTAAAGAAGCACAGCAAGTCGCTTCACTTTCTGGCGGTGTCGAAGACCTTTTGAAAACTTTACCTTCTGTAAATTCAAATACCGAGCTTTCTTCGCAATATATGGTAAGAGGTGGAAACTACGATGAAAACCTTATTTACATTAATGATATTGAAATTTACCGTCCGTTTTTAATTAGAAATTCTTTGCAGGAAGGATTAAGTATTATTAATCCGGATATGGTTCAGGCGATTAGTTTTTCGCCTGGTGGTTTTGAAGCAAAATATGGCGATAAAATGTCTTCAGCTTTAAACATTTACTATCGTCAACCAACGAAATTTGAACTTTCTGGAGAAGCGAGTTTAATTGGAGGAAGACTTACTACAGGTTTCGCGTCGAAGGATAAAAAATTGTCTGGTATGATTTCCGGTCGTTATAGAAATACCAATTTGGTTTTAAATACTTTGAATGAAGACACCGATTTTAATCCACAATACATGGATTTCCAGACCTACATTAATTATAAATTAAATGATAAATGGGGATTTTCATTCATCGGTTATTGGAGTAAAAATGATTACGAAATGGTTCCAAAAGTGAAAGAAGTTGAATTCGGAACTTTGCAATCACCTTTGAAATTGAACGTTTTCTACAATGGTAAAGAAGATGACAAGTATAAGAATATGATGGGAACGGCTTCCATTAATTTTAAACCCAATAAAAAATGGGCTTTTAATTTAGATAATTTTGCCTACCAAAACCGCGAGCGTGAATACTATTCAATCGCTTCTGCGTATATGTTACAGACTTTTGATCCAATTACCGGAGCGCCAGTTGCGTCGTACGATGTTGGTGGACAAATCGATCACGCCAGAAATGACTTATTGGTAAAAACTTTCGGTGCACAATTTAAAACTAAATTCTCACCAGATGTCAATACTGATTTCGAAGTAGGTTTAAAATTTGAAAAAGAAAATTTAAGAGACTTTACCAATGAATGGCAATTGGTTGATTCCTTGGGTTACAGCACGCCGAGAACTCATGTAGATCCTGGAACTTTGGATACTTCTCAGCTTCGTTTACGTTACAGTATTTCTGGAGCCAATCATATTGAACCAACCCGACTTTCTGGTTATGTACAATATTCTAAAAAATTCTATTGGGGTGAAAATCGCGTTTTTGTAAATGCTGGAGTTCGTGCTTCTCATTGGGATTTCAATGATGAAACCATTATTTCTCCACGTGGACAAATCGCGGTTAAACCAAATTGGGATATGGATATGTTGTTCACCGTTTCCGGAGGTATTTACTATCAAGCACCTTTCTATAAAGAGATTAAAGATTTCGACGGAAACTTTAATCCAAATATAAAGTCACAACGTTCGATGCAGGTGATCTTAAAAAACGATTATGAGTTCAACATGGCTGAACGTCCGTTTAAGTTAACAACCGAGTTGTATTATAAGAAAATGGATCATTTGATTCCTTATTATTTAGACAATGTTAGAATCAGATATTCAGGTGAAAATAATTCAGAAGGTTATGCTTACGGAATTGATACCAGATTATTTGGAGAATTTGTTCCGGGAGTTGATTCTTGGATTTCTGCAAGTTATGCCAGAGTTTATGAGAATATAGATCATCAAGGTTATATTCCAAGACCAACGGATCCACGTTTTAGATTCTCAATGTTCTATCAGGATTATATGCCGAAGTTTCCGTCAATGCGAGTTAACTTAACTTTGAATTATGCAAATGGTCTTCCATCTGGAACACCGATTTCTTTAGATGAATTTGGCAAACCAGATTTCCAAGCACCTTACAAATATCAAAGAACTTTGCCTTCTTACAAAAGAGTTGACATTGGTTTATCTAAAGTTTTCATTGATCAAAAAGACAATAAAGTAAACGGCGGTTTCTGGGGTAATTTTAGAGAATTGACTTTAGGCGTTCAGATTTTCAATGCATTTAACATCAGTAATACGGTTGCAAATCAGTGGGTAAATGATGTGAATTCGGGTTACAATTATCCGGTTCCTGTGAGATTGACAGGGAGATTTTTTAATGTGAAATTGGAGTTCAAGCTGTAA
- a CDS encoding VOC family protein, with protein MNAFHYAFKVKDIESTRRFYVDILECEEGRSTENWIDFNFFGNQLSAHISTNFPEPDYCGNVDGVKVPIPHFGCLLEKDQFEKIYEKFEREKVNFILKPQKRYEGKVGEQMTMFVQDFSGNFLEFKSFSDKDEIFS; from the coding sequence ATGAATGCATTTCATTACGCCTTTAAAGTGAAAGATATTGAATCGACCAGAAGATTTTATGTCGATATTTTAGAATGTGAGGAAGGAAGATCAACAGAAAACTGGATTGATTTCAATTTTTTTGGCAATCAATTATCTGCGCATATTAGTACTAATTTTCCCGAGCCTGATTACTGCGGCAATGTGGATGGTGTGAAAGTACCTATCCCGCATTTCGGATGTCTTTTAGAGAAAGATCAATTCGAAAAAATTTATGAAAAATTTGAAAGAGAAAAAGTAAACTTTATTCTAAAGCCTCAAAAACGCTATGAAGGAAAGGTTGGAGAACAGATGACTATGTTTGTACAAGATTTCAGCGGCAATTTTTTGGAATTTAAATCATTCTCTGATAAAGACGAGATTTTCTCGTAA
- a CDS encoding carbon-nitrogen hydrolase family protein has translation MQIDIRPLKLEDYDELRDTMQKAYPAMSESIWSKTSIKKLIKIFPDGQICITVDNKIAAVCLSLIVQYELYGDDHTYKEITGNYTFNTHSDTGNVLYGIEVFVDPEFRELRLARRLYDARKELCEKLNLKSIIVGGRIPNYHLHSHELSPRQYIQQVRKKEIYDPVLSFQLANNFLPVRVLKNYLPEDLQSAENAVLLQWNNIYYSKKPNTMQDAVIRLGLVQWQMRHFKDIDAFFEQVEFFVNVMADYKSDFIMFPEFFNTPLLAPFNDLSERDSMFKLAELTEEIKNKLSQLAIGYNINIIGGSMPLVENEELYNVSYLLHRDGNIDEHRKVHITPNEKKFYGMKGGDQIKVIDTDCGKVGLVICYDVEFPELPRILADQGMKILFVPYLTDTQNAYMRVRNCASARAIENECYVAIAGCVGNLPGVNNMDIQYGQAAVFTPSDFAFPSNAIKGEATPNTEMTLIVDVDLNLLKELHHYGAVRTMSDRRKDLYDTISYNTETDNE, from the coding sequence ATGCAAATAGATATTAGACCTTTAAAACTTGAAGATTACGACGAACTTAGGGATACCATGCAGAAGGCATATCCTGCGATGTCTGAAAGTATTTGGTCAAAAACAAGTATCAAAAAACTAATCAAAATTTTCCCCGATGGACAGATCTGTATCACTGTTGACAATAAGATTGCAGCCGTCTGTCTGTCGCTCATTGTCCAATATGAATTGTATGGTGACGATCACACTTATAAGGAAATTACTGGAAATTATACTTTCAACACACATTCTGATACGGGAAATGTATTGTACGGAATTGAGGTTTTTGTAGATCCCGAATTTCGAGAATTACGTTTGGCGAGAAGATTATATGATGCGAGAAAAGAATTGTGTGAAAAACTGAATTTAAAATCGATTATCGTTGGCGGTCGTATTCCGAATTACCATTTGCACAGTCATGAACTTTCACCAAGACAATATATTCAGCAAGTCCGCAAAAAAGAAATTTACGATCCTGTTTTAAGTTTTCAATTAGCGAATAATTTCCTGCCAGTTCGGGTTTTAAAAAACTATTTACCTGAGGATTTACAGTCGGCCGAAAATGCTGTTTTGTTGCAATGGAATAATATTTATTACAGCAAAAAGCCAAATACCATGCAGGATGCTGTAATTCGTCTAGGATTGGTACAATGGCAAATGCGTCATTTTAAAGACATTGATGCTTTCTTTGAACAGGTTGAATTTTTCGTGAATGTAATGGCAGATTATAAATCAGATTTCATTATGTTCCCGGAGTTTTTCAATACACCTCTACTCGCTCCATTCAATGATTTAAGTGAAAGAGACAGCATGTTCAAACTGGCAGAACTGACTGAAGAAATTAAAAATAAACTTTCGCAATTGGCAATTGGTTATAACATCAACATCATCGGTGGAAGTATGCCTTTGGTTGAAAATGAAGAATTGTACAACGTCAGTTATTTACTTCACCGTGACGGAAATATTGATGAACACAGAAAAGTTCACATTACGCCAAATGAGAAAAAATTCTACGGAATGAAAGGTGGAGATCAAATAAAAGTGATTGATACCGATTGTGGAAAAGTTGGTTTGGTGATTTGTTATGATGTGGAATTCCCAGAATTGCCTCGAATTTTAGCCGATCAAGGAATGAAGATTTTATTTGTTCCTTATTTGACAGATACTCAAAATGCTTATATGCGTGTTCGGAATTGTGCGTCTGCGAGAGCGATTGAAAATGAATGTTATGTTGCGATTGCAGGTTGTGTCGGGAATTTACCTGGTGTAAATAACATGGATATTCAATACGGACAAGCTGCGGTTTTCACGCCGTCAGATTTTGCTTTTCCATCAAATGCGATAAAAGGGGAAGCAACGCCGAATACCGAGATGACTTTAATCGTCGATGTTGATCTAAATTTATTGAAAGAACTTCATCATTACGGCGCCGTAAGGACAATGAGTGATCGCAGGAAAGATTTGTATGATACGATTTCTTATAATACTGAAACGGATAATGAATAA
- the kdsA gene encoding 3-deoxy-8-phosphooctulonate synthase, translating into MIQYLDNIHHKNSKNFFLIAGPCIIEGEEMALKIAEKIVEMTNKYEIPYIFKGSFKKANRSRVDSFTTIGEEKSLEILRKVGETFNIPTTTDIHENEHAALAAQYVDVLQIPAFLVRQTDLLIAAAKTGKCVSLKKGQFLSPESMQFAVQKVNDSGNPKTAIIERGNSFGYTDLVVDFRGIPTMRNYAPVILDVTHSLQQPNQSSGVTGGRPELIETIAKAGIAVGADGLFIETHPDPSVALSDGANMLRLDKLEELLQKLTRVREAIL; encoded by the coding sequence ATGATTCAATACTTAGACAATATCCACCACAAAAATTCTAAAAACTTTTTCCTGATTGCCGGACCTTGTATTATTGAAGGTGAAGAAATGGCTTTGAAAATCGCCGAAAAAATTGTGGAGATGACTAATAAATACGAAATTCCATATATTTTTAAAGGAAGTTTTAAAAAAGCAAACCGAAGCAGAGTAGATTCTTTCACCACAATTGGTGAAGAAAAATCTCTGGAAATCCTTAGAAAAGTAGGAGAGACTTTTAATATTCCAACGACGACAGATATTCATGAAAACGAACATGCAGCTTTAGCAGCGCAATATGTAGATGTTTTACAAATTCCAGCATTCTTAGTTCGTCAAACCGATTTATTAATCGCTGCAGCAAAAACCGGAAAATGTGTTAGTTTGAAAAAAGGACAATTTCTTTCTCCAGAATCAATGCAGTTTGCTGTGCAGAAAGTAAACGATTCGGGCAATCCAAAAACGGCGATTATCGAAAGAGGAAATTCTTTTGGTTACACCGATTTAGTTGTTGATTTCCGTGGAATTCCTACGATGAGAAATTATGCTCCGGTGATTTTAGACGTAACACATTCTTTGCAACAACCAAATCAAAGTTCTGGCGTAACTGGAGGAAGACCAGAATTAATTGAAACCATTGCCAAAGCAGGAATCGCAGTTGGCGCAGATGGACTTTTCATCGAAACTCATCCCGATCCAAGTGTCGCACTTTCTGATGGAGCTAATATGCTTCGATTGGATAAACTGGAAGAATTACTACAGAAATTAACACGAGTAAGAGAAGCGATTTTATAA
- a CDS encoding type II toxin-antitoxin system RelE/ParE family toxin: MNYLIENRPRVYDDILEAVDYFFSINPQLAADFLDRIEEAKQSILNTPKGFVVKYSEVRTILLKHFDYHIYYIIEENKIVILAILHAHIGDEKISEI, encoded by the coding sequence GTGAATTATCTCATTGAAAATAGACCCAGAGTTTATGATGATATTTTAGAAGCTGTTGATTATTTCTTTTCGATAAATCCACAATTAGCAGCAGATTTTTTAGACAGAATTGAAGAAGCTAAACAAAGTATTTTAAATACGCCAAAAGGTTTTGTAGTGAAATATTCAGAAGTTCGAACGATTCTTTTAAAACACTTTGATTATCATATTTACTATATTATTGAAGAAAATAAAATCGTCATACTTGCTATTCTTCATGCTCATATTGGTGATGAGAAAATTAGCGAGATTTAA